In the Flavobacterium sp. 90 genome, AAATTATAACATTGCTTTCGTTCACATTTTAGAAATGGTTTATCTTTGTAAAAAACTAAAAATGATGAATAAAAAAGTAATACTTATGATCTTGGACGGTTGGGGAAAATCTCCTGATCCAAAAGTATCAGCGATAGACAATGCAAATGTTCCTTTTATAAACAGCCTTTACAAAGATTACCCAAGCGCACAACTTAGAACTGACGGATTAAATGTTGGTCTTCCTGAAGGTCAAATGGGAAACAGTGAAGTTGGTCACATGAATCTTGGTGCCGGAAGAATTGTATATCAGGATTTAGCCAAAATAAACTTAGCCGTAGCAAACAAAACACTTGCCAAAGAACAAGTACTTGTTGATGCTTTTACTTATGCTAAAGAAAACAATAAAAAAGTTCACTTTTTAGGATTAGTTTCTGACGGAGGTGTTCACTCTCATACTTCTCACTTACGTGGATTAATCGATGCATCACAAGAATATGGTTTAGATCAGGTTTTTGTTCATGCTTTTACAGACGGTCGTGATGTTGATCCAAAATCAGGAGCAAAATACATTCACGATTTAGAAGAACACATTAAAGATACTCCGGTAAAAATAGCTTCAATCATTGGTCGTTACTACGCAATGGATCGTGACAAACGTTGGGAGCGCGTAAAACTAGCTTACGATTTAGTTGTAAACGCTATTGGAACTCCATCTAAAAATGCAGTTGCAAGCGTTCTTGATAGTTATGCACATGACGTTACAGATGAGTTTATTGCTCCAATCGTAATGGTTGACGAAGAAGAAAAACCTCTTGCTACAATTGTCGAAGGTGATGTTGTTATCTTCTTCAATTTTAGAACAGACAGAGGTCGTGAACTTACAGAAGCTCTTTCGCAACAAGATTTCCATGAGCAAAACATGCACAAGTTAAACTTGTATTATGTTACGCTTACCAACTACGACGAAACATACCAAAACGTAAAAGTAGTTTACAATAAAGATAACATCACCGAAACTCTTGGTGAAGTATTAGAAAAAGCGGGTAAAAAACAAATTCGTATTGCTGAAACTGAGAAATATCCGCACGTGACATTTTTCTTTTCTGGCGGAAGAGAAACTCCTTTTGAAGGTGAATCACGTATTTTAAGAAATTCTCCTAAAGTAGCAACTTACGATTTGCAGCCAGAAATGAGCGCTTTTGAATTAACAGATGCTCTTGTTCCTGAATTGAATAAAGGCGAAGTAGATTTCGTTTGTTTAAATTTTGCAAATGGAGATATGGTTGGTCATACTGGAATCATGAGTGCTGCAATTAAAGCTTGTGAAGCTGTAGATGCTTGCGTAAAACAAGTAATCGAAGCGGCTCTTGCCAATGATTATACTACAATCGTAATTGCCGATCACGGAAATTGCGAAACAATGATTAATCCTGATGGAAGCCCAAATACCGCGCACACAACAAACCCAGTGCCGATTATTTTGGTTGACAAAGAATTAAAAAATATCCAAAATGGTGTTTTAGGTGACATCGCTCCTACTATTCTTGAATTAATGGGCGTTCAGCAACCTAATGCAATGACTTGTCATTCGTTATTGTAGAAGTATTCAGTCTCAGTTTTCAGTCTCAGTTTTCAGTCTCAGTAGACACTGAAATAAATAAAATAAACCCGATAGATTTTTAAAATCTGTCGGGTTTTCTGTTTTATAGTTCCAACTGAAAACTGGGACCGCGACTGAATACTGACACTGAGACTCAAAAAACATAATAAATAAAAGTTAAAATTTCTAAATTGATAGTATTACTATTATCTTTGCATTTAAAATAACTATTATGGAAATCATACTATCAAATATAAAGATGCAGGTTAACGAAAAGATCTACGTAAAAGATCCGGAAACATCTGCATTGGGAAAAAAGATAATTGAACAAAGTATTCTTCTTATTGATGATATTGGTTTTGACAATTTTACCTTCAAAAAATTAGGCGAAAAAATAGGCTCAAACGAGAGTTCTATTTACCGATATTTCGAAAACAAACACAAATTATTAGTATATTTATCTTCATGGTATTGGAGCTGGATGGAATACAAACTGGTTTTTACTACTACCAATATTCCGGACAAAAAAGAAAAACTCGATAAAGCTATCACCATACTTACCGAGAAAATTACTGATGATGTCTCGACAGACCATATAAACGAAGCGATTTTAAACAAAATAATAATTGCCGAATTCACAAAAACACTTCATACCAAAGAAGTTGATCAGGAAAATAAAGAAGGCTTTTTTTTAATCTATAAAAGAGTTATCAATAGAGTTGTTGCAATTGTCAAGGAAGTAAATCCCGATTATCCTTATGCTAAATCATTAGTATCAACTATTGTCGAAGGAAGTTTACACCAGCATTTTCTAACAGATCATTTAAGATCCATTACAGATTGCAATGAAACTGTGACAACAACACAATTTTACCTAAATCTCGCACATAACGTTCTGCGCTAATTATAAAAAAAAGAATATGACTACTCCATTAAAAAGATTTTACAATTTACTAGAGCTAGATAAAAAAGACATTTATCAAATTTTCTTCTACGCCATTTTTGCCGGTTTAATCAGTTTATCACTTCCGTTAGGAATTCAGGCAATCATCACTTTTATACAATCCGGAAGAGTAAGCGCTTCTTGGATCGTACTTATTATTCTTGTTGTTGCAGGTGTTGCACTTGTTGGAATTTTAGCCTTAATGCAATTGCGAATCACCGAAAATCTACAGCAAAAAATATTTGTTCGTGCTTCGTTTGAATTTGCGGCTCGTTTGCCAAAAATAAAATCCGAAGAATTGTATGGAACTTATCCGCCGGAATTAACGAATCGTTTTTTTGATACTTTGACCATTCAAAAAGGAACTTCAAAATTATTAACGGATTTTTCAGCAGCTTTACTTCAAATCACTTTTGGGATAATTCTGCTCTCTTTATATCATCCTTATTTTATTGTTTTTGGACTTTTATTGTTCCTTCTTTTATTCTTTATTTTTAAATTTTCGTATAAATCAGGAATCGAAACCAGTTTAAAAGAATCAAAATTCAAATACAAAGTTGCAAGTTGGTTACAGGAAATGGCTCGTAATAATTTTAGTTTCAGAAATGAATTAAACTATGATTTTGCGCTTCAAAAAAACAACTCAATAGTCGAAGGTTATCTTAATTATCGTGAGAAACATTTTGGCGTAATCAAAAGACAATTTATACAATTGATCCTTTTCAAAGTCATCATTACGGCAAGTTTATTATCAATTGGGGGATATCTGGTTTTAAGTCAGGAAATGAATATTGGACAATTTGTGGCTGCAGAAATCATTATTTTATTAGTAATTACTTCTGTCGAAAAAATCATTGTTGGACTTGAAAGTTTCTACGATGTTTTGACTTCTGTTGAAAAAATTGGACAAGTAACCGATTTAGAATTAGAAGAAAACTCAGATTCACAAACAGATCATTGCTACAACAGTATCAATTTAGAAACTGAAAATTTAAAATTCAAATTTCCGGATGCTCCAACTAATGCATTGGATTCTATCACACTTAAAATTGAGCAAGGCGAAAAAATCGTAATTGATGGTACAAATGGCTCCGGAAAAACAACGTTAATTCGCTTATTATCAGGTTTATTAAAACAAAGTTCAGGCGCTTTTTATATCAATGACGATACTTTTAGAAAAATAGATTTAAAACAATATCGTGCACAAATAGGCAGTATTATTCATAACGAAACTCCATTTGAGGGAACAATTTTAGAAAATATAACTTTTAATGATCCTTCAATAACTACCGAAGATTTAAAATGGGCACTTGATGGAGTTCAGTTGAGTCCGTTAATTAAAACTTTACCAAAAGGTTTAAAAACACATATTTATCCTGAAGGAAGACAACTATCATCGTCTAATGCGCAAAAAATTCTCTTGGCAAGAAGTATAATTCATAAGCCAAAAGTGCTTTTCTATGAAGATCC is a window encoding:
- a CDS encoding TetR/AcrR family transcriptional regulator, with product MEIILSNIKMQVNEKIYVKDPETSALGKKIIEQSILLIDDIGFDNFTFKKLGEKIGSNESSIYRYFENKHKLLVYLSSWYWSWMEYKLVFTTTNIPDKKEKLDKAITILTEKITDDVSTDHINEAILNKIIIAEFTKTLHTKEVDQENKEGFFLIYKRVINRVVAIVKEVNPDYPYAKSLVSTIVEGSLHQHFLTDHLRSITDCNETVTTTQFYLNLAHNVLR
- the gpmI gene encoding 2,3-bisphosphoglycerate-independent phosphoglycerate mutase; protein product: MNKKVILMILDGWGKSPDPKVSAIDNANVPFINSLYKDYPSAQLRTDGLNVGLPEGQMGNSEVGHMNLGAGRIVYQDLAKINLAVANKTLAKEQVLVDAFTYAKENNKKVHFLGLVSDGGVHSHTSHLRGLIDASQEYGLDQVFVHAFTDGRDVDPKSGAKYIHDLEEHIKDTPVKIASIIGRYYAMDRDKRWERVKLAYDLVVNAIGTPSKNAVASVLDSYAHDVTDEFIAPIVMVDEEEKPLATIVEGDVVIFFNFRTDRGRELTEALSQQDFHEQNMHKLNLYYVTLTNYDETYQNVKVVYNKDNITETLGEVLEKAGKKQIRIAETEKYPHVTFFFSGGRETPFEGESRILRNSPKVATYDLQPEMSAFELTDALVPELNKGEVDFVCLNFANGDMVGHTGIMSAAIKACEAVDACVKQVIEAALANDYTTIVIADHGNCETMINPDGSPNTAHTTNPVPIILVDKELKNIQNGVLGDIAPTILELMGVQQPNAMTCHSLL
- a CDS encoding ATP-binding cassette domain-containing protein → MTTPLKRFYNLLELDKKDIYQIFFYAIFAGLISLSLPLGIQAIITFIQSGRVSASWIVLIILVVAGVALVGILALMQLRITENLQQKIFVRASFEFAARLPKIKSEELYGTYPPELTNRFFDTLTIQKGTSKLLTDFSAALLQITFGIILLSLYHPYFIVFGLLLFLLLFFIFKFSYKSGIETSLKESKFKYKVASWLQEMARNNFSFRNELNYDFALQKNNSIVEGYLNYREKHFGVIKRQFIQLILFKVIITASLLSIGGYLVLSQEMNIGQFVAAEIIILLVITSVEKIIVGLESFYDVLTSVEKIGQVTDLELEENSDSQTDHCYNSINLETENLKFKFPDAPTNALDSITLKIEQGEKIVIDGTNGSGKTTLIRLLSGLLKQSSGAFYINDDTFRKIDLKQYRAQIGSIIHNETPFEGTILENITFNDPSITTEDLKWALDGVQLSPLIKTLPKGLKTHIYPEGRQLSSSNAQKILLARSIIHKPKVLFYEDPTDTMDENVANEIIDFITSEKNNWTIIVSSKNPYWKTKSTRKITMQNGHIILDQKQ